The genomic interval GAGCTCGCCCGCCATGAACCCGACCACCGAGTCGGGGATGTCGTAGTTCTGCGGGTTCTCCTCGAAATCGGCCGGGTCGGCGTCGGCCGCGACGAGCGCGAGCGCCAGGTCGCCGACGACCTTCGAGGACGGCGTGACCTTCGGGATGCGGCCGAGGATCCGGTCGGCGGCCGCGTACATGTCCTCGATGCGCTCGAACCGGTCGGCGAGACCCAGCGCGATCGCCTGCTGGCGCAGGTTCGACAGCTGACCGCCGGGGATCTCGTGGTGGTAGACGCGGCCGGTGGGGCTCGGCAGGCCCGACTCGAACGGACGGTACAGGTGGCGTACCGCCTCCCAGTAGGGCTCGAGGTCGCTGACGGCCTGGAGGTCGAGGCCGGTGTCGCGGTCGGTGTGCGCGAGGGCGGCGACGAGCGCCGACAGCGACGGCTGGCTGGTCGTGCCGGCGAGCGGTGCGGCCGCGGCATCCACCGCGTCAGCGCCGGCCGCACTGGCGGCCAGCAGTGTCGCCAGCTGACCGCCCGCGGTGTCGTGGGTGTGCACCGCGACCGGAAGGTCGAACCGCTCGCGCAGCGCCGAGACGAGCTTGGCCGCCGCGGCGGGCCGCAGCAGGCCCGCCATGTCCTTGATCGCGAGGATGTGCGCGCCGGATGCCGCGACGCGGTCGGCCAGTCGCAGGTAGTAGTCCGGCGTGTACAGCTTCTCGGCGGGGTCGAGGAGGTCGGCCGTGTAGCAGAGGGCGACCTCGGCGACGGCGGTGCCGGTCTCGAGCACGGCGGAGATCGCCGGCAGCATCTGGTCGACGTCGTTGAGCGCGTCGAAGATGCGGAAGATGTCGACGCCGCTGGATGCCGCCTCGGCCACGAAGGCGTCGGTGACGGCCGTGGGACGCGGCGTGTAGCCGACGGTGTTGCGCCCGCGCAGCAGCATCTGGATCGGGATGTTCGGCATCGCGTCGCGGATCGCCTCGAGCCGTTCCCACGGGTCCTCGGCGAGGAAGCGCAGCGCGACGTCGTAGGTCGCCCCGCCCCACGCCTCGACCGACAGCAGCTGCGGCGTCATGCGCGCCACGTGCGGTCCGACGCGGACGAGGTCGCGGGTGCGCACGCGCGTCGCGAGCAGCGACTGGTGCGCGTCGCGGTAGGTCGTCTCGGTGACGGCGAGGGCCGTCTGGGCGCGTAGCGCCGCGGCGAAGCCGGCGGGGCCGAGCTCGCGCAGCCGGTCACGGTTGCCGGCGGGCGGCGGAACCGTGAGGTCGATCTCGGGCAGCTTGCTTCCGGGCGACACCGACAGCGGCTTCTCACCGTACGGGCGGTTCACCGTGACGTCGGCCAGCCAGTTCAGCAGCTTCGTGGCGCGGTCGCGCGACGGGTTGCTGGTCAGCAGCTCGGGGCGCTCGTCGATGAACGACGTCGACAGGTCGCCGGCGGCGAACGCCGGGTCGGCGAGCACCGCGCGCAGGAACGGCACGTTGGTCGCGACGCCGCGGATCCGGTACTCGGCGAGGGCCCGCTTGGCGCGCGTGACGGCCGACGGGAAGTCGCGGGCACGACACGTGAGCTTGGCGAGCATGGAGTCGAAGTGAGGGCTGATCTGCGACCCCGCGGCGGTCGTGCCGCCGTCGAGGCGGATGCCGGCGCCGCCGGGCGACCGGTACGTCGTGATGCGGCCGGTGTCGGGCCGGAACCCCTGCGCCGGATCCTCCGTCGTGATGCGGCACTGCAGCGCCGCGCCGCGGAGCTGGATCGCGTCCTGCAGGAGGCCGAGCTCGGCGAGGGTCTCGCCCGCGGCGATGCGCATCTGCGACTGCACGAGGTCGACGTCGGTGACCTCCTCGGTCACGGTGTGCTCGACCTGGATGCGCGGGTTCATCTCGATGAAGACGGCTTCGCCGGTGCGCGGGCCGGCCGTCTCGA from Microbacterium aurum carries:
- a CDS encoding pyruvate carboxylase, translated to MFRKILVANRGEIAIRAFRAAFELGARTVAVYPWEDRGSLHRQKADESYEIGEQGHPVRAYLDVDEIIRVALAAGADAIYPGYGFLSENPELAARAAENGITFIGPPARVLEMAGNKVTAKEHAIAAGVPVLRSTPASDDVDALVAQADEIGFPIFVKAVAGGGGRGMRRVETAGELPPAIAEASREAAAAFGDGRVFLEQAVIRPRHIEVQILADAAGETVHLYERDCSVQRRHQKVIEIAPAPNLEPAIRDALTSHAVAFARSIGYVNAGTVEFLLETAGPRTGEAVFIEMNPRIQVEHTVTEEVTDVDLVQSQMRIAAGETLAELGLLQDAIQLRGAALQCRITTEDPAQGFRPDTGRITTYRSPGGAGIRLDGGTTAAGSQISPHFDSMLAKLTCRARDFPSAVTRAKRALAEYRIRGVATNVPFLRAVLADPAFAAGDLSTSFIDERPELLTSNPSRDRATKLLNWLADVTVNRPYGEKPLSVSPGSKLPEIDLTVPPPAGNRDRLRELGPAGFAAALRAQTALAVTETTYRDAHQSLLATRVRTRDLVRVGPHVARMTPQLLSVEAWGGATYDVALRFLAEDPWERLEAIRDAMPNIPIQMLLRGRNTVGYTPRPTAVTDAFVAEAASSGVDIFRIFDALNDVDQMLPAISAVLETGTAVAEVALCYTADLLDPAEKLYTPDYYLRLADRVAASGAHILAIKDMAGLLRPAAAAKLVSALRERFDLPVAVHTHDTAGGQLATLLAASAAGADAVDAAAAPLAGTTSQPSLSALVAALAHTDRDTGLDLQAVSDLEPYWEAVRHLYRPFESGLPSPTGRVYHHEIPGGQLSNLRQQAIALGLADRFERIEDMYAAADRILGRIPKVTPSSKVVGDLALALVAADADPADFEENPQNYDIPDSVVGFMAGELGDLPGGWPEPFRSKVLAGREPNVEIPPLTADEEEGLAREAAARRRTLNRLLFPGPAKEFEATREAYGDLSTLGTPDYFYGLKPGEEHVAEIDPGVQLYVGLEAIGEPDAAGMRTVMTTLNGQLRPVWVRDRSIAVDKPAAEKADTSRPGQVAAPFAGVVTVKVAAGDTVTAGQPVASIEAMKMEAAITSPVGGVVERVVLAATASVEAGDLLLVVRPAD